A stretch of the Panicum virgatum strain AP13 chromosome 9N, P.virgatum_v5, whole genome shotgun sequence genome encodes the following:
- the LOC120691076 gene encoding arogenate dehydratase/prephenate dehydratase 6, chloroplastic-like, with the protein MAYTSSLNLPKHLLLPNPRRTRHRPSSSSSSSSVSFVPKAAAKANGVNGHAPEKKPPPPPPNGKALIDGVNGKKGVNGHVNSKKGVNGHVNGNKGVNGHSDRIHLSVSTGGGGPGGQDGSGLRVAFQGAPGAYSEFAAKTALPGCDTLPCRTFADALAAVERGAADRAILPVESTMEGTALRNYDLLLRHGLVVAQEINLFVHYCLLAMPGVRAAEVRRVISHPMALAHCGRALARLGVDREPVEDTAGAVEMLRSNRMLDTAAIASPRAADLYGLDVLAHGLQDESWNVTRFLLLSRPPSPVALPVDADAKTSMVVAHRGGSLMVLLKVLSAFSSRNINLTKLEVINNDGDGAGAGARPPVMILDTNARGAPTLRAFPHVLYVDCAGTAHDPRVREAIQEIEKFAVFVRVLGCYAADTTVYDLQ; encoded by the coding sequence ATGGCATACACCTCCTCCCTCAACCTCCCCAAGCACCTGCTCCTCCCCAACCCCCGCCGGACCAGGCAcaggccctcctcctcctcctcctcctcctccgtctcCTTCGTCCCCAAGGCCGCGGCCAAGGCCAACGGCGTCAACGGCCACGCGCCCGAgaagaagccgccgccgccgccgcccaacggCAAGGCGCTCATCGACGGCGTGAACGGCAAGAAGGGGGTGAACGGGCACGTCAACAGCAAGAAGGGGGTGAACGGGCACGTCAACGGCAACAAGGGCGTCAACGGCCATTCGGACCGGATCCACCTCTCGGtgagcacgggcggcggcggcccgggggGCCAGGACGGCTCCGGGCTCCGCGTGGCGTTCCAGGGCGCGCCGGGCGCCTACAGCGAGTTCGCGGCCAAGACGGCGCTGCCCGGGTGCGACACGCTCCCGTGCCGGACCTTCGCGGACGCGCTGGCGGCCGTGGAGCGGGGCGCCGCCGACCGCGCCATCCTCCCCGTGGAGTCCACCATGGAGGGCACCGCGCTGCGGAACTACGACCTGCTGCTGCGGCACGGCCTGGTGGTGGCGCAGGAGATCAACCTCTTCGTGCACTACTGCCTCCTCGCCATGCCGGGGGTCCGCGCCGCCGAGGTGCGCCGCGTCATCAGCCACCCGATGGCGCTCGCGCACTGCGGCCGCGCGCTGGCGCGCCTCGGGGTGGACCGCGAGCCCGTCGAGGACACCGCGGGCGCCGTGGAGATGCTGCGCTCCAACCGGATGCTCgacaccgccgccatcgccagcccgcgcgccgccgaccTGTACGGCCTCGACGTGCTCGCGCACGGCCTCCAGGACGAGTCCTGGAACGTCACGCGCTTCCTGCTGCTCTccaggccgccgtcgcccgtcgcGCTGCCCGTGGACGCCGACGCCAAGACCAGCATGGTCGTCGCGCACCGGGGCGGCTCCCTGATGGTCCTGCTCAAGGTGCTCTCCGCCTTCTCCTCCCGCAACATCAACCTCACCAAGCTGGAGGTCATCAacaacgacggcgacggcgccggggccggcgcCCGCCCGCCGGTGATGATCCTGGACACGAACGCCCGGGGCGCGCCGACGCTGCGCGCGTTCCCGCACGTCCTCTACGTGGACTGCGCGGGCACCGCGCACGACCCGCGCGTCCGCGAGGCCATCCAGGAGATCGAGAAGTTCGCCGTGTTCGTGCGCGTGCTCGGCTGCTACGCCGCCGACACCACCGTCTACGACCTGCAatga
- the LOC120688677 gene encoding tyrosine--tRNA ligase 1, cytoplasmic-like, translating to MEIRSDERFAVLRSIGEECIYEDGLCLLLKKKRDPICYVWFEPSPVMDIEQGILKTIYVNKMVTAGCVVKILMADWFLQRHPKIGSNLNKIRTIGSYNIAMWKAAGMYVDKVDIKWLSDELNHHALDYWPLAMDVSRKYTVKRMASYSSYMPPYGPGRLPAAEIIHPCMQVAAILCQKADVWLFSKDQREIIMLAKDYCDDIYKGNKPTILLHRVLPNLLEDPDFEDKRDPGRTIFMLDEEDDVNEKINSAFCPPRIALYNPCLEYIKSLVFPWFGKLEVVRKEGNNKIFSSMEELIVGYKSGDLDSVDVKLALQKAINDILELVGEFFRSNVEAQALITARKLQDQITADMQKIMMQNKELAYL from the exons ATGGAGATAAGATCTGATGAGAGATTTGCAGTTCTGAGGAGCATTGGGGAGGAGTGCATTTATGAGGATGGGCTATGCCTATTGCTAAAGAAGAAGCGTGATCCCATCTGTTATGTTTGGTTTGAGCCATCCCCTGTGATGGACATAGAGCAG GGTATATTGAAGACAATATATGTCAACAAAATGGTGACAGCTGGTTGTGTGGTTAAAATACTGATGGCAGATTGGTTTCTGCAGCGGCACCCTAAGATCGGTAGTAACCTAAATAAAATACGGACCATTGGCTCCTACAATATCGCCATGTGGAAAGCAGCTGGCATGTACGTTGACAAAGTAGATATTAAATGGTTGTCAGATGAACTGAATCATCACGCACTTGATTACTGGCCACTTGCAATGGATGTCTCAAGAAAATACACCGTGAAAAGAATGGCAAG TTATTCGTCTTATATGCCCCCCTATGGGCCTGGAAGGCTGCCTGCTGCAGAGATAATTCACCCTTGTATGCAAGTTGCTGCTATACTATGCCAGAAG GCAGATGTATGGCTATTCAGCAAGGATCAGCGAGAAATCATCATGCTAGCTAAAGATTACTGTGATGATATATACAAGGGGAATAAACCAACTATTTTGCTGCACC GTGTGCTACCTAATTTACTAGAAGATCCTGACTTCGAGGACAAGAGAGATCCAGGACGGACTATCTTCATGTTAGATGAGGAG GATGATGTAAATGAAAAGATAAATAGTGCTTTCTGTCCTCCGAGAATAGCACTATACAACCCATGTTTGGAGTACATAAAGTCTCTTGTGTTCCCATGGTTTGGAAAATTGGAGGTTGTTCGGAAGGAAGGGAATAACAA GATATTTTCAAGCATGGAGGAACTTATTGTTGGTTACAAAAGTGGAGATCTTGATTCTGTTGATGTTAAGTTGGCTCTCCAGAAAGCAATAAACGACATATTAGAG CTTGTCGGTGAGTTTTTCCGTAGCAACGTTGAAGCTCAAGCTCTAATTACTGCCCGCAAG CTGCAGGATCAAATTACTGCAGACATGCAGAAAATTATGATGCAGAACAAAGAGTTGGCATATCTT TGA